The genomic region ctggtgtctccttctctcccatctctcagACTAAAGCCAAGGAGCTGCCTCTCTCGGCCGTGCGCTTCATGGAGGAGCTGGGCGAGTGCTGCTTCGGCAAGATCTACAAGGGCCACCTGTACCTGCCGGGCATGGAGCACGCGCAGCTGACGGCCATCAAGACGCTGAAGGACTTCTCGGGCGCGCAGCAGTGGGCCGACTTCCAGCAGGAGGCGGCGCGCATGGCCGAGCTGCAGCACCCCAACGTGGTGTGCCTGCTGGGCGTGGTGACGCAGGAGCAGCCCGTCTGCATGCTCTTCGAGTTCCTGCCGCACGGCGACCTGCACGAGTTCCTGGTGATGCGCTCGCCGCACTCGGACGTGGGCTGCAGCAGCGACGAGGACGGCGGCACGGTGCGCTCCAGCCTGGACCACGGCGACTTCCTGCACCTGGCCATGCAGGTGGCGGCGGGCATGGAGTACCTGGCGGCCCACTTCTTCGTGCACAAGGACCTGGCGGCGCGCAACGTGCTCGTGGGCGAGCAGCTGCACGTCAAGATCTCCGACCTGGGGCTGTCTCGGGAGGCCTACGCGTCCGACTACTACCGCGTGCAGCCCATGGCGCTGCTGCCCATCCGCTGGATGCCGCCGGAGGCCATCGCCTACGGCAAGTTCAGCACGGACTCGGACATCTGGTCGTTCGGCGTGCTGCTGTGGGAGATCTTCAGCTTCGGCCTGCAGCCCTACTACGGCTGCAACAACCAGGAGGTGATGGAGATGGTGCGCAAGCGGCAGGTGCTGCCCTGCCCCGAGGACTGCCCGCAGCGCGTCTACACGCTCATGGCCGAGTGTTGGCACGAGGGGCCCGCTCGCCGCCCGCGCTTCAAGGACCTCCACGCCCGGCTGCGCGCCTGGGAGGGCATCTCGTCGCACGCCAGCTCCAGCACGCCCTCGGGCGGCAACGCCACCACCCAGACCACCTCCCTGAGCGCCAGCCCCGTCAGCAACCTGTCCAGCCCGCGCTACGCCGGCTACATCTACCAGGCGGCGCCGCAGGGCCTCCCGCCGGGCCAGATCGCCGGCTTCATGGCGGGGCCCATGTCCCAGGCCCAGCGCTTCATCCCGGTCAACGGTTACCCCATCCCGCCAGGCTACGCCGCCTTCCCCGCGGCCCACTTCACCACCGGTCCCCCGCCCCAACCCGTGGCGCCCCGGGTGGTGCAACACTGCCCGCCGCCCAAGAGCCGCTCACCCAGCAGCGCCAGCGGCTCCACCAGCACGGGTCACGTGACCAGCGTGCCCTCCACAGGCTCCAACCACGACGCCAGCACGCCGCTGCTCTCCCACTGTGTCACGCTGGCGCCCATGGCCTCCTTGCCAGGCGGGGGCGCTATGCCCATATACGGACACATGGCCCAGAAGCATGTGCAGATGGACCCGTCACAGGCAGCGATGCTGGCCGACTCAAACAGACTCATGTACAGCGAGTCCATCATCACTGCAGACCTGTAAATACACCCGATGTACCCCGCCGATCCTTTTGAtttgttcatgtttttattttctgttctcATAAGAAagattataattattaatatttttAAAACTTGCTTTTTGTaaataagt from Clupea harengus chromosome 10, Ch_v2.0.2, whole genome shotgun sequence harbors:
- the ror1 gene encoding inactive tyrosine-protein kinase transmembrane receptor ROR1, encoding MDAASSTWNVSSGPEKVPFLQLDSPMNNITTSLGQTAELHCHVSGFPPPTLRWLKNDAPVVQEPRRISYRPTAYGSRLRIRNLDTTDTGYFQCVATNSFNTVSTTGILFVKFDPLPTPLPGRPSPDDFDEEGFCQPYRGIACARFIGNRSIFVDSLQMQGEIETQITAAFTMIGTSNHLSDRCSEFAIPSLCHFAFPTCDRSSGMDKPRDLCKDECEILENDLCKTEYIIARSNPIILKRLKLPNCEDLAVYDSPEAANCMRIGIPMAESINKNHKCYNHSGADYRGTVSVTKSGRQCQPWNSQYPHSHTYLAVRYQELNGGHSYCRNPGNKHEAPWCFTLDESVRMELCDILVCDPKEKRSGSSMEILYILVPSVAIPLAIALLFLFICVCRNNQKASQPPAPRQPKPVRGQNVEMSMLTAYKTKTKAKELPLSAVRFMEELGECCFGKIYKGHLYLPGMEHAQLTAIKTLKDFSGAQQWADFQQEAARMAELQHPNVVCLLGVVTQEQPVCMLFEFLPHGDLHEFLVMRSPHSDVGCSSDEDGGTVRSSLDHGDFLHLAMQVAAGMEYLAAHFFVHKDLAARNVLVGEQLHVKISDLGLSREAYASDYYRVQPMALLPIRWMPPEAIAYGKFSTDSDIWSFGVLLWEIFSFGLQPYYGCNNQEVMEMVRKRQVLPCPEDCPQRVYTLMAECWHEGPARRPRFKDLHARLRAWEGISSHASSSTPSGGNATTQTTSLSASPVSNLSSPRYAGYIYQAAPQGLPPGQIAGFMAGPMSQAQRFIPVNGYPIPPGYAAFPAAHFTTGPPPQPVAPRVVQHCPPPKSRSPSSASGSTSTGHVTSVPSTGSNHDASTPLLSHCVTLAPMASLPGGGAMPIYGHMAQKHVQMDPSQAAMLADSNRLMYSESIITADLSMSSPLCYSRSLNPSWT